Proteins co-encoded in one Prescottella sp. R16 genomic window:
- a CDS encoding Ku protein has protein sequence MRSIWKGSIAFGLVNVPVKIYSATEDHDIHFHQVHARDGGRIRYTRVCSECGETVRYTDIEKAYDSEDGDRVVLTDDDFEKLPAAESHEIPVLQFVPGDQIDPILFEKSYYLEPDSTSPKAYVLLARTLAKTERTALVHFTLRQKTRLAALRERGGVLVLQTLLWPDEVRAVDFPALDAASAPRPQELTMASSLVENMADDFVPSEFTDDYQIELRQLIDDTLAHGGEKVIPAAERARAAEDADVVDLVAALQRSLDEAERKSHPASVPSKKGSARRRHA, from the coding sequence ATGCGTTCCATCTGGAAGGGATCCATCGCATTCGGGCTGGTCAACGTGCCGGTCAAGATCTACTCGGCCACCGAGGACCACGACATCCACTTCCACCAGGTCCACGCCCGGGACGGTGGACGGATCCGCTACACCCGGGTGTGCAGCGAATGCGGGGAGACGGTCCGGTACACCGACATCGAGAAGGCCTACGACTCGGAGGACGGCGACCGAGTGGTCCTCACCGACGACGACTTCGAGAAGCTGCCCGCCGCCGAGAGCCACGAGATCCCGGTCCTGCAGTTCGTGCCCGGCGACCAGATCGATCCGATCCTGTTCGAGAAGAGCTACTACCTCGAGCCCGACTCGACCTCACCGAAAGCCTATGTGCTGCTGGCGAGGACGCTCGCGAAGACCGAACGCACCGCGCTCGTGCACTTCACCCTCCGACAGAAGACGCGACTGGCCGCACTGCGGGAACGTGGCGGCGTCCTGGTCCTCCAGACACTGCTGTGGCCCGACGAGGTGCGGGCCGTCGACTTCCCCGCCCTCGATGCCGCCTCCGCGCCCCGGCCGCAGGAACTGACGATGGCGAGCAGCCTCGTCGAGAACATGGCCGACGACTTCGTCCCCTCCGAATTCACCGACGACTACCAGATCGAACTCCGTCAACTGATCGACGACACCCTCGCGCACGGCGGGGAGAAGGTCATTCCCGCCGCCGAACGCGCCCGGGCCGCGGAGGACGCCGACGTCGTCGATCTGGTCGCCGCCCTGCAACGCAGCCTCGACGAGGCCGAGAGGAAGAGCCACCCCGCATCGGTTCCCTCGAAGAAGGGGTCGGCGCGGCGCAGGCACGCGTGA
- a CDS encoding alkaline phosphatase family protein — protein sequence MIKNNTPKALSLLLAAGALTAGVATASAGIAGAAPGSSAPDGSGITKTVVIGLDGTMLDQVEAADAPNLHRLIAEGTSGQSSILGHPTISGPSWSTILTGVWHTKHGVVDNTFTGSNYEQYPSAFTRIETAKPEMRTAAISTWGGIATIAGSGTPKADVVVTTPGAGSGAATDAATADAVVNEIASNGPEFVFTQLDQVDGAGHSSGTAGSEYRPSLERVDVEVGKIVDAVDARSKATGEKWTILVTSDHGHKPNGGHGGQSEAEGVTFVIARGAGYQAGVVDDTLTIADITPTVLDNLGLDQPADLDGTPIEKGAPTATGSLGLLTGSLGN from the coding sequence GTGATCAAGAACAACACCCCCAAGGCCCTGTCCCTCCTGCTCGCCGCGGGCGCCCTCACCGCCGGTGTCGCCACCGCCTCCGCCGGTATTGCCGGCGCCGCCCCCGGCTCGTCGGCCCCCGACGGCTCCGGCATCACCAAGACCGTCGTCATCGGCCTCGACGGCACGATGCTCGACCAGGTCGAGGCCGCAGACGCCCCCAATCTGCACCGGCTGATCGCCGAGGGAACCAGCGGCCAGTCGTCGATCCTCGGCCACCCGACGATCTCCGGCCCGTCGTGGTCGACGATCCTCACCGGCGTGTGGCACACCAAGCACGGCGTCGTCGACAACACGTTCACGGGATCGAACTACGAGCAGTACCCGTCGGCGTTCACCCGCATCGAGACGGCGAAGCCGGAGATGCGCACCGCCGCCATCTCCACGTGGGGTGGCATCGCCACGATCGCCGGATCCGGCACCCCGAAGGCCGACGTTGTCGTCACCACCCCCGGCGCCGGCAGCGGAGCCGCCACCGATGCCGCTACCGCCGACGCCGTCGTGAACGAAATCGCTTCGAACGGGCCGGAATTCGTGTTCACCCAGCTCGACCAGGTCGACGGCGCCGGTCACTCGTCGGGCACCGCCGGCTCCGAGTACCGGCCGTCGCTCGAACGCGTCGACGTCGAGGTCGGCAAGATCGTCGACGCCGTCGACGCCCGCAGCAAGGCCACCGGCGAGAAGTGGACGATCCTCGTCACCTCCGACCACGGCCACAAGCCGAACGGCGGACACGGCGGCCAGAGCGAGGCCGAAGGCGTCACGTTCGTGATCGCCCGCGGCGCCGGCTACCAGGCGGGTGTCGTCGACGACACGCTCACCATCGCCGACATCACCCCCACCGTTCTCGACAACCTGGGCCTGGACCAGCCCGCCGACCTCGACGGCACCCCGATCGAGAAGGGCGCGCCGACCGCGACCGGATCGCTGGGGCTCCTGACCGGCTCGCTCGGCAACTGA
- a CDS encoding lycopene cyclase family protein has translation MNAVPDLAVVGLGPAGRALAHRAAVRGLDVVAVDPHPDRPWQATYAAWVDEIPGWLGDCDVWRARLPRPRVHGIRERILDRTYGVLDNVALHRRLDLTGVRVVTGFSDALTPWSVTLRDGTRVDAHRVIDARGLQPDPTLAEQTAFGVVVPAVVAAPALGGGDGWFMDWRPDNGTGPDDPPSFLYAVPLGEDTVLLEETCLVGSPGLPLGELRRRLDARLAARGVELPANVEVERVRFPVQAPRESTSVPAFGARAGLVHPGTGYSVAASLAAVDTVVESLARGHDPSKALWPWHARTVRRLRDIGLSALLDLEPSATAGFFDAFFALPIARQRAYLSGRTDVLGTTAAMWSLFRAAEPGTRRTLARAGARRA, from the coding sequence CTGAACGCCGTCCCGGATCTCGCGGTCGTCGGCCTCGGTCCCGCCGGCCGCGCCCTCGCGCATCGTGCCGCCGTCCGGGGACTCGACGTGGTCGCGGTCGATCCGCATCCGGATCGTCCGTGGCAGGCCACGTATGCCGCGTGGGTGGACGAGATCCCCGGCTGGCTCGGCGACTGCGATGTCTGGCGTGCCCGGCTCCCCCGACCCCGCGTGCACGGCATCCGCGAGCGGATCCTCGACCGCACGTACGGCGTCCTCGACAACGTCGCGCTGCACCGGCGTCTCGATCTCACCGGTGTCCGGGTGGTGACCGGTTTCTCGGACGCCCTCACCCCGTGGTCGGTGACGCTGCGCGACGGCACCCGCGTCGACGCCCACCGCGTGATCGATGCCCGTGGGCTGCAACCGGATCCGACGCTCGCGGAACAGACGGCGTTCGGGGTGGTGGTGCCGGCGGTGGTGGCGGCACCCGCGCTCGGTGGCGGTGACGGCTGGTTCATGGACTGGCGGCCCGACAACGGCACCGGCCCCGACGATCCGCCGTCGTTCCTGTACGCGGTGCCGCTCGGCGAGGACACGGTGCTGCTCGAGGAGACCTGCCTCGTCGGCAGTCCGGGCCTGCCCCTCGGCGAACTACGTCGGCGTCTCGATGCCCGGCTCGCCGCCCGCGGCGTGGAACTCCCGGCGAACGTCGAGGTGGAACGGGTCCGGTTCCCGGTGCAGGCGCCGCGCGAGTCGACGTCGGTGCCCGCGTTCGGGGCTCGGGCGGGCCTGGTCCATCCCGGCACCGGCTACAGCGTCGCGGCGTCGCTGGCTGCGGTCGACACCGTCGTCGAGTCTCTCGCGCGGGGACACGATCCGTCGAAGGCGTTGTGGCCGTGGCACGCCCGCACGGTGCGGCGCCTGCGGGACATCGGCCTGTCCGCGCTGCTGGATCTCGAGCCGTCGGCCACGGCCGGGTTCTTCGACGCGTTCTTCGCGCTGCCGATCGCCCGGCAACGCGCCTACCTGTCCGGGCGTACCGACGTTCTCGGCACGACGGCCGCGATGTGGTCGCTGTTCCGGGCCGCGGAGCCGGGGACCCGCCGGACACTGGCGCGAGCCGGTGCCCGGCGGGCGTGA
- a CDS encoding SDR family oxidoreductase, with the protein MTREKDLQGRTALVTGASRGIGEAIAAELLGRGANVVVTARKPDPLEEAAARLRGLGHDGRVLAVPGNSGDREHRHDAVARAVAEFGSLDVLINNTGINPVFGALMDADLDAVRKIFDVNVVAALGFVQEAYRVWMSEHGGAVVNLASVAGIRSSGVIAAYGASKAALIRLTEELAWQLGPGIRVNAVAPGVVKTKFAAALVAAGEDQVSSMYPMQRFGSPEDVARLVGFLVSDAASWITGETVRVDGGLLATGSL; encoded by the coding sequence ATGACACGCGAGAAGGACCTGCAGGGACGCACCGCGCTCGTCACCGGCGCGAGCCGTGGTATCGGTGAGGCGATTGCGGCCGAACTCCTGGGGCGCGGCGCGAACGTCGTCGTCACCGCCCGCAAACCGGATCCACTCGAGGAGGCCGCGGCCCGGCTGCGCGGCCTCGGGCACGACGGGCGGGTCCTCGCCGTTCCCGGGAACTCCGGTGACCGTGAGCACCGCCACGACGCCGTCGCCCGCGCGGTCGCTGAGTTCGGGTCCCTCGACGTCCTGATCAACAACACCGGCATCAACCCCGTCTTCGGGGCGCTGATGGACGCCGACCTCGATGCGGTCCGCAAGATCTTCGACGTCAACGTCGTCGCCGCCCTCGGGTTCGTGCAGGAGGCGTACCGGGTGTGGATGAGCGAGCACGGCGGTGCAGTCGTCAACCTCGCGAGCGTCGCGGGTATCCGGTCGTCGGGGGTGATCGCCGCGTACGGGGCGTCGAAGGCGGCCCTGATCCGGCTCACCGAGGAACTGGCGTGGCAGCTGGGTCCGGGGATCCGGGTCAACGCCGTCGCACCGGGTGTGGTGAAGACGAAGTTCGCGGCCGCTCTCGTCGCGGCCGGTGAGGATCAGGTGTCGAGCATGTATCCGATGCAGCGTTTCGGCAGCCCCGAGGACGTCGCCCGGCTCGTCGGTTTCCTCGTCTCCGACGCCGCCTCCTGGATCACCGGGGAGACGGTGCGCGTCGACGGCGGCCTGCTCGCGACGGGGTCGCTCTGA
- a CDS encoding ABC-F family ATP-binding cassette domain-containing protein, with product MITATDLEVRAGVRTLLSAPGSALRVQAGDRIGLVGRNGAGKTTTLRILAGEGEPYAGTVVRSGDLGYLPQDPKEGDLTVLAKDRVLSARGLDDIIKKMEKQQAIMAEAADDATRDKAVRKFGNLEDRFSALGGYVAESEAARICHSLGLPDRVLGQPLQTLSGGQRRRVELARILFAASDGSGGKSNTTLLLDEPTNHLDADSITWLRGFLQNHDGGLIVISHDVDLLADVVNKVWFLDAVRGEADIYNMGWKKYLDARATDEARRRRERANAEKKAGALRAQAAKLGAKATKATAAQNMAKRADKMMAALDEVRVDDKVAHIRFPEPAPCGKTPLMAKELTKVYGSLEIFTGVDLAIDRGSRVVILGLNGAGKTTLLRLLAGTEQPDLGELVPGHGLKIGYFAQEHDTLDDDATVWENIRHAAPDAGEQDLRGLLGAFMFTGPQLEQPAGTLSGGEKTRLALAGLVSSAANVLLLDEPTNNLDPISREQVLDALRSYKGAVVLVTHDPGAAEALNPERVILLPDGTEDHWSQEYLDLITLA from the coding sequence TTGATTACCGCCACCGACCTGGAAGTTCGTGCCGGTGTGCGGACGCTGCTGTCCGCCCCTGGTTCGGCCCTGCGTGTGCAGGCCGGCGACCGGATCGGGCTGGTCGGCCGTAACGGTGCCGGCAAGACCACGACGCTGCGGATCCTCGCCGGTGAGGGCGAGCCGTATGCGGGCACGGTCGTCCGGAGCGGTGATCTCGGCTATCTGCCGCAGGACCCCAAGGAGGGTGACCTGACGGTGCTCGCGAAGGACCGGGTGCTCTCCGCGCGCGGCCTCGACGACATCATCAAGAAGATGGAGAAGCAGCAGGCCATCATGGCCGAGGCCGCCGACGACGCCACCCGGGACAAGGCCGTGCGCAAGTTCGGCAACCTCGAGGACCGGTTCTCCGCGCTCGGCGGGTACGTCGCCGAATCCGAGGCCGCCCGCATCTGCCACAGCCTCGGCCTGCCCGACCGGGTCCTCGGGCAGCCGCTGCAGACCCTCTCCGGTGGTCAGCGTCGCCGCGTCGAACTGGCCCGCATCCTGTTCGCCGCGTCGGACGGCTCGGGCGGCAAGTCGAACACGACGCTGCTGCTCGACGAGCCCACCAACCACCTCGATGCCGACTCCATCACGTGGCTGCGCGGATTCCTGCAGAACCACGACGGCGGCCTCATCGTCATCAGTCACGACGTCGACCTGCTCGCCGACGTCGTGAACAAGGTGTGGTTCCTCGACGCGGTGCGCGGCGAGGCCGACATCTACAACATGGGCTGGAAGAAGTACCTCGACGCCCGCGCCACCGACGAGGCCCGGCGTCGCCGGGAGCGCGCCAACGCGGAGAAGAAGGCCGGTGCGTTGCGGGCCCAGGCCGCGAAGCTCGGTGCGAAGGCCACCAAGGCCACCGCGGCGCAGAACATGGCCAAGCGTGCCGACAAGATGATGGCTGCGCTCGACGAGGTGCGGGTGGACGACAAGGTCGCGCACATCCGGTTCCCGGAGCCCGCGCCGTGTGGCAAGACGCCGCTCATGGCGAAGGAACTCACGAAGGTGTACGGGTCGCTGGAGATCTTCACCGGTGTGGACCTGGCCATCGACCGTGGTTCCCGCGTCGTCATCCTGGGCCTCAACGGTGCCGGCAAGACGACGCTGCTGCGTCTCCTCGCCGGCACCGAGCAGCCCGACCTCGGCGAGCTGGTCCCCGGCCACGGCCTGAAGATCGGGTACTTCGCGCAGGAACACGACACCCTCGACGACGACGCCACCGTGTGGGAGAACATCCGGCACGCCGCCCCCGACGCGGGCGAGCAGGATCTGCGCGGCCTGCTCGGCGCGTTCATGTTCACCGGCCCGCAGCTCGAGCAGCCCGCCGGCACCCTCTCCGGTGGTGAGAAGACCCGACTGGCGCTGGCCGGGCTGGTGTCGTCGGCGGCCAACGTGCTGCTCCTCGACGAACCCACCAACAACCTCGACCCCATCTCCCGGGAACAGGTCCTCGACGCCCTCCGCAGCTACAAGGGTGCCGTCGTCCTCGTCACCCACGACCCCGGCGCCGCCGAGGCCCTGAATCCGGAACGCGTCATCCTGCTGCCCGACGGCACCGAGGACCACTGGTCCCAGGAATACCTCGACCTGATCACCTTGGCATAG
- a CDS encoding helix-turn-helix domain-containing protein, whose protein sequence is MAESTGISRGARVTGESRDRLRDELKAEYEAGKSIRSLAEKTGRSYGFVHNVLVEADVTLRRRGGPNRRKKVEH, encoded by the coding sequence ATGGCGGAGAGCACGGGAATCTCACGCGGTGCCCGCGTCACAGGGGAGTCGCGCGACAGGTTACGCGACGAACTCAAGGCCGAATACGAGGCGGGAAAGAGTATCCGCAGCCTCGCCGAAAAAACCGGCCGCTCCTACGGTTTCGTTCACAACGTTCTCGTCGAAGCCGACGTGACGCTGCGACGCCGGGGCGGGCCGAACCGGCGCAAGAAGGTCGAGCACTAG
- a CDS encoding PLD nuclease N-terminal domain-containing protein, which yields MATVASIDIVRSDGEASRKMLWSVAVWGLPIVGVLLWRWRDKQCSNSASRLSLVSPEGPPRDL from the coding sequence ATGGCGACAGTGGCGAGTATCGATATTGTCCGGTCCGATGGGGAAGCGTCGCGGAAGATGCTGTGGTCGGTCGCGGTGTGGGGGCTACCGATCGTCGGAGTGCTGCTCTGGAGGTGGCGCGACAAGCAGTGCTCGAACTCTGCGAGTCGACTGAGCCTGGTCAGTCCTGAAGGTCCACCCCGAGATCTGTGA
- a CDS encoding TetR/AcrR family transcriptional regulator encodes MPKVSEDHLAARRSQILDGARQCFAQYGYDGATVRRLEETTGLSRGAIFHHFKDKDGLFLALAHEDATRMADVVAEGGLVQVMRDMLATPEQFDWLGTRLEIARRLRTDPEFARAWSQRSAELTEATARRLETQKSAGRLRDDLPTDVFIDYLDLVLDGLIARIASGHGTENLSAVLDLVEESVRRTR; translated from the coding sequence GTGCCGAAGGTCAGTGAAGACCATCTCGCGGCACGGCGGAGCCAGATCCTCGACGGCGCCCGCCAGTGCTTCGCACAGTACGGCTACGACGGCGCCACCGTACGCCGTCTCGAAGAGACCACCGGGCTCTCCCGCGGCGCGATCTTCCACCATTTCAAGGACAAGGACGGCCTGTTCCTCGCTCTCGCACACGAGGACGCCACCCGTATGGCCGATGTCGTCGCCGAGGGCGGCCTCGTCCAGGTGATGCGCGACATGCTCGCCACACCGGAACAGTTCGATTGGCTCGGAACACGTCTGGAGATCGCGCGCCGACTGCGCACCGACCCCGAGTTCGCGCGCGCCTGGAGTCAGCGCAGCGCCGAACTCACCGAGGCCACCGCCCGCCGGCTCGAAACCCAGAAGTCGGCCGGACGTCTCCGTGACGACCTGCCCACCGATGTCTTCATCGACTACCTCGACCTCGTCCTCGACGGACTCATCGCCCGCATCGCCTCCGGGCACGGCACCGAAAACCTCAGTGCCGTCCTCGATCTCGTCGAGGAATCGGTGCGGCGGACACGGTAG